In Roseibium algicola, the DNA window TAGGTTTCCTGGGCGAAGGCAAAGTTCCCGGAAAGCATCAGGGCAGCGGCACTTGCAGCTCCGATAAGAGTACGTCTGTTCAGCATATTCCTCTCCTGTGGTTGGGTTGGACGGAAGGTCCGGTACCGGGGTGTGACCACCCTCTTGTGTATTGATGAAACTCAGGCTTTGCGCCTGCGCACCATGTCCGCGTAAACGGCCAGGATGATGATTGCGCCGGTCACCACCGTCTGCCACTCCTGGGCGACGGACAGGACCCGCAAACCGTTGGTCAGGACGGCCATGATCAGGGCCCCGATCAGGGTCCCGAGAACCGTTCCGCGCCCACCGGAAAGCGACGTGCCACCGATTACGACGGCCGCGATGGCTTCCAGCTCGTAGCCGAGCCCCAGCGCCGGCTGGGCGGAGTTCAGGCGCGAGGCGATCAGGATCCCGGCAATGCCGCAGATCGCACCGGCCAGCGCATAGACCGACATCTTCCAGAAATCGGTGTTGACGCCGGACAGGCGAACCGCCTCTTCGTTGGAGCCCAGCGCGAAAGTATAACGGCCAAGAACCGTACGGCCGAGAATGTAGGACGCAGCCCCGGCCACCAGGAACAGGATCAGAACCCCGTTCGGGATCGGCAGAGCCGGGAAAATGTCGCCTATCAGCGAGCCACGGGAAATCAGGTCGAAGCCGGGCGTGTCGTTGAAATAGATCGGCCGGGTTCCGGAA includes these proteins:
- a CDS encoding ABC transporter permease; amino-acid sequence: MTAVNPSSSPSLVARLIETGAHQKLLAFASLVLLLIGFSIASPNFMQTSNMIAILQATSVNGVLAVAATLVIITGGIDLSVGTLMTFCAVIAGVVLTNLGMPLPLGVVAAIATGALCGLCSGTFIAKMKIPPFIATLGMMLILKGLSLVISGTRPIYFNDTPGFDLISRGSLIGDIFPALPIPNGVLILFLVAGAASYILGRTVLGRYTFALGSNEEAVRLSGVNTDFWKMSVYALAGAICGIAGILIASRLNSAQPALGLGYELEAIAAVVIGGTSLSGGRGTVLGTLIGALIMAVLTNGLRVLSVAQEWQTVVTGAIIILAVYADMVRRRKA